A region of the Dickeya chrysanthemi NCPPB 402 genome:
ATGTACACCACGCGGCTGGCGGTCTTGCGTGCGAAATCCACTTCATGGGTGACGATCACCTGAGTGATGCCGGTTTCGCTCAATTCCTTAATAATGCTAACCACCTGAGCGGTGATTTCCGGGTCGAGGGCGGCGGTGGGTTCGTCGAATAATAACACCTGCGGTTCCATCATCAGCGCGCGGGCGATGGCAACACGCTGCTGTTGGCCGCCGGAGAGATGTAACGGATAGCGGTCGGCGAAGTCGCTCAGGCGCAGGCGGCTCAACAGTTTCTCCGCACGAACCTGCACATCCTGACGACCGAGCCCCAGCACGCGGCAGGGCGCTTCGACCAGATTCTGCTGTACGGTGAGATGCGGCCACAAATTATACTGCTGGAACACCATGCCGACATTGCGACGCAGTTCACGGATGGCATTTTCGCCGGGCGTCTGGCTGAAATCAAAAGTATTGCCGCCGATGCTCAGCGTACCGGAGCGGGGCGTTTCCAGCAGGTTCAGCACCCGCAGTAATGAACTTTTGCCTGCACCGCTGGGGCCAAGCAAGACCAGCGTTTCGCCGGATGGACAATCAAGGGTGACATCGAACAGCGCCTGGTGTGCGCCATAGAAACAGTTAATGCTGTTTAGTTGAATACTCATGCGCAAGAATTGAATAGACATTGATGCCGCAAATGGTAGCCTCGGCAGAATAGTTATGCAATCGTCACGGGTTAAAATTTGCGAATACATGACTTATTGTTGATATTTTAGCACAAAATCTCGCTTTGCTGC
Encoded here:
- the artP gene encoding arginine ABC transporter ATP-binding protein ArtP, translating into MSIQLNSINCFYGAHQALFDVTLDCPSGETLVLLGPSGAGKSSLLRVLNLLETPRSGTLSIGGNTFDFSQTPGENAIRELRRNVGMVFQQYNLWPHLTVQQNLVEAPCRVLGLGRQDVQVRAEKLLSRLRLSDFADRYPLHLSGGQQQRVAIARALMMEPQVLLFDEPTAALDPEITAQVVSIIKELSETGITQVIVTHEVDFARKTASRVVYMENGRIVEQGDASHFSQPQTPAFAGYLSH